One Ostrea edulis chromosome 2, xbOstEdul1.1, whole genome shotgun sequence genomic region harbors:
- the LOC125680060 gene encoding putative nuclease HARBI1, producing the protein MAAAMHIILQRRNEQRKPPRPRVFRDRCNPLDGLTDVEFIARYRLPKESIIDLLEMVRNDIRRPTSRSNAIPEITQMLIFLRYLATGDFQSECADLHGVSQPTVSRIISTVVSALDARLKNIIFPSTNEDIICMKTKFFSLAKFPGVIGALDGTLIPILAPKEDEYAFVCRKGYHALNVQGVVDTSLRFTNLVCKWPGSVHASFIFNECKLHDVLREGNIGWLVGDSGYPLKKFLMTPKLNPKTEAEERYNRAHAQTRVVDERAFGVLKSRFRCLHKTGGCLPFSPEKCVRVISVAVKLHNLCISRKIPYTAPECISTTEHEEENIVVQDIQADRGGSLQRQRLIQLFA; encoded by the exons ATGGCAGCAGCAATGCACATTATATTGCAAAGGAGGAACGAACAAAGAAAGCCACCCCGCCCAAGGGTATTCCGCGATCGGTGCAATCCATTAGATGGCCTCACGGATGTGGAATTTATCGCGCGTTACAGGCTGCCTAAGGAAAGCATTATAGATTTGCTTGAAATGGTGAGAAATGACATCAGACGACCCACTTCTAGAAGTAACGCCATTCCTGAAATCACACAG ATGCTGATATTTCTCAGATATCTGGCTACAGGTGATTTTCAGTCTGAATGTGCAGACCTACATGGGGTGTCCCAACCGACTGTTTCCAGGATAATTTCCACTGTTGTTTCTGCACTGGACGCACGTCTAAAGAACATAATATTTCCATCAACGAATGAAGACATCATTTGCATGAAAACCAAATTCTTCAGTCTTGCCAAGTTCCCTGGCGTAATTGGAGCTTTAGATGGTACTTTGATACCAATCCTGGCGCCTAAGGAGGATGAATATGCATTTGTATGTCGAAAGGGATATCATGCATTGAATGTGCAGGGCGTTGTGGACACGAGTCTTAG ATTCACGAATTTGGTGTGTAAATGGCCCGGCTCGGTGCATGCCAGCtttatatttaatgaatgtaAACTTCATGATGTTTTGCGAGAGGGAAACATTGGTTGGCTGGTTGGAGATTCCGGTTATCCCCTGAAGAAGTTTTTGATGACTCCAAAGCTGAATCCTAAGACAGAAGCAGAAGAAAGATACAATAGAGCACACGCTCAGACCAGGGTTGTGGATGAACGAGCGTTTGGTGTCCTGAAATCTCGTttcag GTGTTTGCACAAGACTGGAGGATGCTTACCATTCAGCCCTGAAAAATGTGTAAGGGTCATTAGCGTTGCTGTTAAGCTGCATAACTTGTGCATTAGCAGGAAAATCCCATATACAGCACCCGAGTGCATCAGTACAACAGAGCATGAAGAAGAGAACATCGTGGTACAGGACATCCAAGCAGATCGTGGTGGGTCGCTTCAACGTCAAAGACTTATTCAACTATTTGCATAA
- the LOC125680059 gene encoding uncharacterized protein LOC125680059 translates to MEITSRKKNWSEAEIAILVDQVEENKDVLKGKFSTSLSAAYKAATWARITIFDFEDFFQVLNKSLNFLKLVFHLNSINAVGGSGRTLKEVKKKWQDVQSSTKKKEVDRLKIQRQTGGGPPPTDIKEWERKIVGIMSKSVLCGIPGGCDSLVSEIEHVKESEGAICPVDSAAEQPAQMK, encoded by the exons ATGGAAATCACAAGCAGGAAGAAGAATTGGTCGGAGGCGGAGATCGCCATACTTGTCGATCAAGTGGAGGAGAATAAAGATGTACTGAAAGGGAAATTTTCGACCTCCCTTTCAGCTGCATATAAGGCTGCTACATGGGCACGCATCACAA TTTttgattttgaagattttttccAAGTGCTTAacaaaagtttaaattttttaaaattggtgttTCATTTAAATAGCATCAATGCCGTAGGGGGGAGTGGCCGTACCTTAAAGGAGGTGAAGAAGAAATGGCAGGATGTGCAGTCCTCTACAAAGAAGAAAGAGGTGGATAGACTGAAAATCCAGCGTCAGACTGGTGGAGGCCCACCTCCAACTGATATTAAAGAGTGGGAAAGAAAG atagTTGGAATAATGTCTAAGAGTGTGTTGTGTGGAATTCCTGGTGGGTGTGACAGTCTCGTGTCAG AGATTGAACATGTAAAGGAGAGTGAGGGGGCTATATGTCCAGTTGATAGTGCTGCAGAGCAGCCTG CACAGATGAAATAA